The Salinirubellus salinus genome segment ATGGTGACCTCCTCGTTCGAGGCGTCCTCGACCTGGACGGGGACGTTCCGGACGTACCGGTCGTCGCTCACGGTCAGTTCGACGTCCGCCCCCTCCGGGACGTCGACGAACGCCCGCCCGTTGCTGGCGGTGTCGGCGCTCGTGGTACCACCGCTCCAGGACGCTTCGATGGTCACCCCGCCGACGCCGTCGCCGTCCTGATTCACCACCGAGACGGTGAGTGTCACCTGTTCCTGCTGTGTCGTCGTCCCGGCCGCCGCGAAGGGGGCGAACCCCGACGCGAGGGTCAGGAGGACGACGAACGTGAGGACCGGGAGTCGTCGCATACCCAGACACTCATCGCGCGGATATTTATATCCGCGGGGCCCGGACCGTCGGCGCTGCCGCTCTCGGCGGGCGAAAACGGGAGAGAACCGGGGAGAGCGTGGTCGGTGACGAGGCGTCAGGCGCGGGAGCGCGCCAGCAGCGCCGCCCCGACGAGCGAGACGACGGCGATGCCGTCGCTCTCGGGGCCCGCCTCGGCGTCGCTCGAGACGTTCGCGTGGACGACCTGTCCAGACTCACCGGCCCGGACGACGAGGATGCCACGGTCGTTGTCGTGGGCCGTCAGCTCGGCACCGCTCTCGGTGGTCACGGTCGCGTTCGTGCTGGCCGTGGCGTCGAGGTTCACCGCCATGCCACCGATTCTGGCGTGCGCGCGCCTCAGCCCCGCGGTTTATCCACTTGTTCGGCCAGCTCGGCGACCGACTCGGGGTCGACGGTCGGGACGGCACCGGGGACGGTGGTCGCCAGCGCCCGGGCGGCGATGGCCCGCCTGAGCGCGTCCTGTGGGTCCTCGTCGTCCAGCAGCGCGGCGACGAGCGCACCGGCGAAGGCGTCGTCCCGGCCGCTCGGGTCCGTCACGTCCACGTCCGGGTTCGGGTACTCGTGGACGGTGGCGTCGTGCCAGAGCACGCACGTCCGCTCGCGGGGGATGGCGACGTACTCGAAGTCGTGGGCGCTCGCGACGCCGTGGGCGAGTTCGGCCGGCTGCCCCCCCCGGTCGAGGACGGCGGCGAGTTCGGCCTCCGTGGCGACGAACAGGTCGACGGCGCTGAAGAACTGGGTGAGCAACTCGCCCGCCTCCTCGCCGCTCCAGAGCCACGGCCGGTGCGAGACCGAGAATGCCGTCAGCGCCCCGTTGTCCGCCGCGGTCTTCAGGAACCGGGCGCTCGCGCCGGCGAGGTCCGTTGAGAGCGCCGGCGTCGCGCCCGTCAGGTAGGCCGCGTCGGCGTCCTTCACCCGGTTGACCGGGATGTCGTCCATCGTCAGCGTCGTGGCCGCCGAGTCCAGCCGGTCGTCGACCCGGCGGTCGCCCCGCGGGGTCGGCCCGTGCTCGAAGAAGCTCAACCCCTGTCGACCGTCGCCCCACGACACCTCCACGTCGAGGTCGTACCCCCGGAGTTCGCTCGCCACGCGCCGGCCCAGCGGCGTGTCCGGCAGCCGTGACATCCACGTCGCGGGCGTCCCCAGCCGTCGCGCCGCGATGGCGGCGTTGCTCTCCGGCCCGGCGGCCTGTACCTGCAGCCGACGGGTCGTCTCCAGTCGCTCGGCCCCCGGCGGCGAGAGGCGGAGTGCCGTCTCCCCGAACGTCACCAGCATACTCGGGCCGTGGAGGGCGGGGGGCCTATAGCTTCGTGTGCGTCACGGGTCGCCCGTCGTCACTACGTGTCTGGATACCCGGGACACAGACAGTCACGATAGGTAATATTGCGCCAAATCTACATTTACCTCGACCTGTGACCGAGCTCAAACTGGTGTCAGACTATGGCGACAAAGATGCCTGCCACGGAGGAACTGATCGAGTACGAAGAGCGGTTCATCGACGAGGTCTGGAACGGCCGGAACCTGGACCTCATCGACGAGATGGTGGCCGAGGACTACGTCGGCCACTGGTTCGCGGCCGGCGAGGGCGGCGAGGACGTCGACCGCGAGGGCCTCCGCGAGTTCATCGCCGAGGTCCACGAGGGGTTCTCCGACTACCACATGGAACCGGAGTTCATGATCGGTCAGGACGACATGATCGCCGTCGGCTTCACCTCGGGCGGCACCCACGACGGGGAGTTCATGGGTATCCCCGCGACCGGCAAGTCCGGCGAGACGCCCGGTATCTTCGTCCACCGCATCGAGGACGGCGAGGCCGTCGAGGCGTGGGCGACGTGGGACTCGCTCGGCCTGCTCCAGCAGGTCGGCGTCGTCCCCGAACAGTTCACGCTGACCGCGTTCCTCGAGACGGCCGCGAACCTGGCGAAACAGGACGTCCTGAAGCTCGCCCGACGGGACCGGGACTGAGCTAGTCGCGCCGGCCCTGGTGGCCGGGGTAGTCCCGCTCGAACCGGTCCTCGATCTCGTCGCGCGAGAACTCCAGCAGCACGGGCCGCCCGTGCGGGCACGCGTAGGGGTTCTCGCAGGCGTCGAGTTCTTCCAGCAGCGAGACGACCGTCCCCTCCCCGAGCGACTCGTTGCCCTTGATGGCGGGGTAGCAGGCCATGTCGCCCAGCAGGTGGTCGACCGCCTCCGAGACGGTCTCGGCGGGGTCGCCGTGCACGAGGTCAGAGAGCAGGTCACGGACCAGCTCGGGGGCCTCCGCGTCGGCCAGCGTCGCCGGCACCGTCCGCACCGCCACCGTCCGGTCGTCGACGAGGTCCGCGCGGAACCCCAGCCGTGAGAGCGCCTCGCGCCCGTCACGGAACAGGTCGGCCTCCCGCGCGGTCACCTCGACCTCGACCGGCGAGACGAGCGTCTGGGTCGCCACGTCGCCGGCGAAGCGCTCGCGCAGCGCCTCGTAGTTCACCCGCTCGTCCGCCGCGTGCTGGTCGATCAGCAGGAGGCCGTCGTCGGTCTCCGCGACGAGGTAGGTGTCGTCGTACTGCCCGAGTACCCGCATCGCGGGCAGGCGGTCGAACGCGGGGGTCTCGACGGTCTCCGAAGTGTCGGCACCGTCCCCGAGCGTGGCCTGTGCGGGACGCTCGCTGAACCGGCGGTGCGGGTCGTCGGCCACGGTGGTCGTCGTCCCGTCCCGGTCGGCCGTCTGCGCCGGCTCCGACGCGGGGGCCGGCTCTG includes the following:
- a CDS encoding sugar kinase — protein: MLVTFGETALRLSPPGAERLETTRRLQVQAAGPESNAAIAARRLGTPATWMSRLPDTPLGRRVASELRGYDLDVEVSWGDGRQGLSFFEHGPTPRGDRRVDDRLDSAATTLTMDDIPVNRVKDADAAYLTGATPALSTDLAGASARFLKTAADNGALTAFSVSHRPWLWSGEEAGELLTQFFSAVDLFVATEAELAAVLDRGGQPAELAHGVASAHDFEYVAIPRERTCVLWHDATVHEYPNPDVDVTDPSGRDDAFAGALVAALLDDEDPQDALRRAIAARALATTVPGAVPTVDPESVAELAEQVDKPRG
- a CDS encoding ester cyclase, yielding MATKMPATEELIEYEERFIDEVWNGRNLDLIDEMVAEDYVGHWFAAGEGGEDVDREGLREFIAEVHEGFSDYHMEPEFMIGQDDMIAVGFTSGGTHDGEFMGIPATGKSGETPGIFVHRIEDGEAVEAWATWDSLGLLQQVGVVPEQFTLTAFLETAANLAKQDVLKLARRDRD